One segment of Ureibacillus thermophilus DNA contains the following:
- a CDS encoding DMT family transporter: MEKPPIHPYIPILIGVISISFSAIFVKLAEADSGAIAFYRMLFSVLIIAPAFFKNHVQELKMLYQRDWLFSIISGIFLAFHFILWFESLQYTSVASSTVLVTMQPLFAFIGTYLFFKERLTMQVVLSGIIAISGSVLISWGDFKISGGALFGDTLALIACVLVTGYFLFGQEVRKRLSLITYTMVVYSISTITLFFYVILRGESFGPYPYSTWLWFLLLAIIPNLLGHSLFNWSIKWVSVNVISIAVLFEPIGASILAFFIFEEKLIATQIIGGIIVILGIMLFVIDLKNLRNSLEKTIDRF; this comes from the coding sequence ATGGAAAAGCCACCAATTCATCCATACATACCAATTCTTATTGGTGTCATCTCAATATCCTTTTCAGCGATCTTTGTTAAACTTGCAGAAGCTGATTCCGGAGCAATTGCCTTTTACCGAATGCTTTTTTCTGTGCTGATCATCGCTCCGGCGTTTTTTAAAAATCACGTGCAAGAATTAAAAATGTTATATCAAAGAGATTGGCTGTTTTCAATTATTTCAGGGATATTTTTGGCATTTCATTTTATCCTTTGGTTTGAGTCATTACAGTACACTTCCGTCGCTAGTTCCACCGTTCTTGTAACGATGCAGCCGTTGTTTGCTTTTATAGGAACATATTTATTTTTCAAAGAACGCCTCACGATGCAAGTGGTTTTGTCTGGAATAATTGCAATTTCAGGGAGTGTTTTAATCAGCTGGGGAGATTTTAAGATAAGCGGCGGCGCATTATTTGGAGATACATTAGCGCTAATTGCCTGTGTATTAGTAACAGGATATTTTTTATTTGGACAAGAGGTAAGAAAGAGATTATCATTAATTACTTATACGATGGTTGTATACTCAATTAGTACAATCACTTTGTTTTTCTATGTAATTTTAAGGGGAGAATCTTTCGGACCTTATCCATATTCAACGTGGCTTTGGTTTTTGCTCCTTGCCATTATTCCAAATCTATTAGGCCATTCATTGTTTAATTGGTCGATTAAATGGGTCAGTGTCAATGTAATTTCAATTGCAGTGTTATTTGAACCAATTGGAGCATCAATTTTAGCTTTTTTTATTTTTGAAGAAAAATTGATTGCAACACAAATCATTGGTGGAATCATTGTTATATTAGGGATTATGCTATTTGTAATTGATTTGAAAAACTTAAGAAATTCTTTAGAAAAAACGATTGACAGATTTTAA